The nucleotide window CGCACGTTCCTGGGCGTCGCGAATGAACGCTTGCAGTTCAAGGGTGAATTGATCAAGCGAGTACTTGGGACTTGTGTTCCTCATGAATATCACGTCCATAGCCGTCAGGATTTTGTACATTCCAGGCCCAGGAATCTCTGCACATCTGCTCAATTCCATACTCAGCGCACCATCCCAAATGCTTTTTGGCCTTAGTGGGATCTGCATAGCAAAGCGCGACGTCCCCTGGACGACGCTCGACAATTCTGTATGGAATTACTTTGCCGGACACTTTCTCAAAGATCCGAACCATTTCGAGCACGCTGCACCCTTTCCCCGTACCGAGATTGTATGCGTCAATTCCGTGGCCTGTTAGCACTTTGTCTACTGCTTTCTGATGCCCTCTCGCCAGATCAACCACATGAATGTAGTCCCTGATGCCTGTTCCGTCGGGAGTCGGATAGTCCGCACCGTAAATGTTCAGTTCATCCAGCTTTCCTATTGCTACCTGAGAAATATAAGGGAGCAGATTGTTCGGCGTTCCTGCAGGATCTTCGCCAATGAGCCCGCTCGGGTGGGCGCCTATTGGGTTAAAATAGCGCAGCAGCAAAATGCTCCACGCAGAGTCCGAGCTGTACAAATCTCGCAGTATCTCCTCTATCATGAGCTTTGTGCGTCCGTAAGGATTTGTGGCGCCAAGCGGCGCATGCTCCGGTATGGGCACCACTTTCGGTACGCCATATACTGTAGCTGAGGAGCTGAACACCAGTTTCTTTACTCCGAATTTTTTCATGACTTCACACAGAATGACTGTACCCGTTACGTTATTTTCATAGTATTGCAACGGGGTCTGCACAGACTCGCCTACCGCTTTCAAGCCGGCAAGATGAACAACTGCTTCAATTGGATTCTGTTCGAATATCATCTCTATCGATGATCTGTCAAGCAAATCTGCTTTGTAAAATTGGATTCGCTTTCTGGTAATCTCCTGGACTCTCTCAAGCGACTTGGCGTTACTATTCGATAAATTATCCACCACAACAAGTTGATGCCCTGCATTTAACAGCTCTACACAGGTGTGACTCCCTATATACCCTGCTCCGCCTGTAACTAGTATGGACAATGCTTATCCCTCCATCCTTTTCACTCCTGTTACCTTTGTCTCGCTATATAAGAAGCCGAAAATAATCCAAAAGAAAGGCGCCACGGAAACTACGCTTATGTTGAAGACGGCTTGAATCAAATATCCTGCTGTGCTGGCGAGCAAACCGCAGTGAAAGATTTGGTTTGCGCCCTCTGAGGTTCTGACCTTTTGGACGCCTTTCTTGAAGACCATCCCCAAAATCAGCAGATAGAGCAGAAGCGCCGGTACGCCCATCGTCAGCGCAATTTGCAAATAATCGTTATTCATGTCGTGGATGGGGGTACGAATATAGGTCGAATAGTCTGGATCAACACCCGGATGAAAAACATGTTGAAACGTATTCGGCCCGGAGCCAGTCCAAAAGTAAGCTTCAATTAGAGGAATCGCTGTTTGCCAGATATACCATCTGGAGGCTCCTGCCCAATTTCTGTCGGCATCTGCCACAATTATATGAGTATCGTGCCAAATGCTTTGAGCTCGTTCCCAATAGGTATTCTGAGACAGTCCGTTCAGCACGATCAGTACGAGGAAGAGAGTGACGATGCCAAGCATGCCTTTTTTCCACAGCCCCTTCCTCGTTCTGGCGAACAAGAGCAGAAATACGCTTAATCCCGCCGCAATACCCACCCAAGCGCTTCGTGTTTCGGAATGCAGCGACGCTGCGATGAGTATGCCGAACAACAGCAAATACATGAATGCGGCCGATTTCTTGGCAGCCATCAAAAAAAAGGTAAAGGCCAGCAGTGAGGCCATGACCAAATAGGAACCAAAGTAATCCGGATTGTCGAAAAAGGAAAAGCTTCGATTGGCAAAGTGATGGTTCATATGATCCTGCGGAAAAATAGCAAAACCATAATATTGAGCAATCCCATAACATGCACAAACCAAAGAGCTTGCCGCCATATACTGCAGGACTTTGCTCTGATCGAGCACAGACATGCGGGATGCATGCATAAACAGCGCAACATATGTACCCATGATGACGATTCCCTGATGCTGCGTGCGATCGCCAATTAGTGAAGGGTAATCGGAATTTAAAGTAGAAAAACCGATTAAGAGCAGCAAGGCAACCATCAGCCACTCCATCGGTTTTGGTTTCAACTTTCCATATTTGTACTGTGTCAGCAGCGACCATACGTGCATCCAGCCGAGCAGGATGACAAATCCTATTAAATAATAGGCTTTGACATTCGTATAATAATCCCCCTGACCCCAAGGATAAATTAGAAACGGGTAGAAAAAACAAAACCACTGTAAAACGGAAACACGTTTGCTCCTCATTCCTATGATCCCACGCAGTCTTCTATTATGGAGTGATGTAACTTCTTACGCATTTGCTTCCTGTACTCGCTTCAGCTTTCGGCGGCGCAAGGAAAATCGCTGCGCCAAAGCCAGTATAAATGCCCGCAGTTCGGCAGACATCGTCCATTTTTTCAACATCACAAAGCACAGCAGATAGACCAAAAATACAAAAACAGCCGTCACAACACAGATAAGCAAAGGATTGTTCAAGGTTATAAACAACGGATCGGCTTGCATGACAGCTGCAATCGCAATTGTACTATAGATCAGCGAAGGAACGATCGTTCTGAGCAGATCCGCCATGCTGATGCGAACCAGGTACATACACAATCCCGTCAACAAAATATAATTGACTGTGAAGGCAACAGTAACGCCGGATGCCACACCTGCCAAGCCATAGAAATGCCCCAGGTATGCGCCGGCTACAACAAAAAGCGCATAGATCACCTGAATCAGCGCTCCCTGATAGACCTTCCCCATCGCTCTCACCAATGATTCGCTGAGCTTATAGCCGGTTCTGAAAAAGAGACCAATGATCAGCATCCTGAATGGAAGTACAGCATCCAGCCAGTTCTCCCCCAGAAAAAACACGATCATTTCTTCCGCTCGAATAAAAGCCGCTATTGCGATCGGAGCTGTTATAAAAGCAATCGTTCCCGTGCCATTAAGAAAGACCTGCTTTAATTTCTTTTTATCTCCGTTATTCTGGGATAGAAGAGGGAACAGCACCTGGTCAAGCGTTTCTCCAACAAGATTGACCGGGTACATGAGCAGCTGTTGGGCTCTGGTGTACAGTCCCAGCTCTGACTTGCCCATCAATTTGTTAATGACAAAGGAGTCGCCGCGGGTAGCCAAATAATTGAAAAACCTGGCCAATGTAAATCCTCCGCCGAAATGCAGCAGCTTGCCTGCCGATTCTTTATGGATCTTGAACTTCACTGGTACAGGTTCCAGGATTAAGAACAATACGCTTACCAGCAGGGCTTGCAACAGGTTCGCATAGACAAGCGCCCAGGGACCAAATTGCATAAAAGCCAACGATATCGCTGCTCCACCGTAAAAGATTATGGATATGCTCCTGACGACAGAGATCCGTTTAAACCTGCACTTTTTCTGGCTAAGTGCCTGCGACAAGCTGGCGAGGCTGTTCAGGATAAATACAAACGAAAATACGCGCAGCATCACGATATCCGAGATGCTGAACAGCTTCACCAGCGGAATGGCCAATATGTTGATCACAATAAATACAAAAATGCCAAACAGTATATTCAAGGTATTTCCAGTTATAATGTCATCTTTGCTGATATCTGCTTTCTGGACTATGGCAGGGCCTACGCCAAACATCCAGAACAATTCCGCCAAACCGATGAGGATGGTTAGGGCTACGACCTCACCATAGTCAGCTGGGGACAACAAACGCGCCAAGAAGTAGGTGATGACCAATTGCGCACAGTAGTTGAGAATCGTCATCATCCCCATCCAAAACACACCGGAGAATCCTGTGTCAAAATTGCTCTTTGTACGCATGAGTCGGCAAGCCCCATTTCTTATTCTCTTTTGGTGTCTTCTGCAAAACGATGACACTGCCGAAGCAGATAAACAACTGTATAAAATACAGATTGTAGGACACTACGCCCATTTCGAATGGAAGCAGGCAAATCATAAAGGCCAGGAAAAAATCCCTCAATTTGCTATTGTCATTTTTCATAAGCCACAGCTTGCAAATCAGAAACATATAAAACGAGTAGTAGAGGATGAACCCCATTACGCCATAATTTACTAGCATTTCAATAAAGTTGTTATGCGAATAAACATACCTGCCGTAAGCATCGCCAAACAAAATTTTGAAGTTATCGGTACCATATCCCGTAATCGGACGTTCCTTGAAAAAATCGATTCCATAATCCATCATATACTGTCTTTCCATATCGCCATTCAGCACATTCTGGTTATCTCCGGTTAGCAAATCCAGAAAGCCTGCCATTCGGTAGCCAATGGTATCGTAAAACAATGGAACCGAGAAGATCAGCCAGAAAACAGAACTGATAACAAGAGCAAATAACACGGTATACCGGATCACTCTATTTCTGCCATCCGCGTCTTTCTTCAGGATGAGAAGCAAATAAAAGAAAAGTGCCGGAACCAGGATGTATTTCCTTCCTCCCGACAGAAACAACGTGTATACCTGTGTCATAATGATAAACAGATAGGCCGCTCTCTTTATGCCCTGGCTGTACAAAGAAAGCCATATGGAACAGATGAGCGAAAGCATCATGAGGTTGGCAAATATGTTGGCATTGCCGAACAAGCTTTCACCGAGCCTTTCATCCACAAAGAGCTGATCTCTCCATAACAGCACAGTAAACAGAAGAAATCCGGAAAGCGAAAAGCAAACCAGCACGTTCTTGATATCCATACTGTCTCTAAGAATGGATGTGATGGCTACAGCTAACCCCAAGACGACAATCATGCTGTACAAGCCCGCTAGCGCAACATTGGCGTTATAGGCATATGTGGTTGAAAACAGCGAGATCGCAAGGAATAGTACATACCAGATGAGATAATGGTTGATATGAAATCTTTTGGTATAAAAAATAGTCAGGATACTCACAGCCAGCAACATATACAGACTTAGGCTGTGCAGTCTTGGATCCACGATGGAGGGCTGGCCGATATAGGACAATACGATATACACATAGACAAAGCCTATGCCCATGTTTCTAACGCTCACCGATGTTCGATTTAGCAATTCACCCGGCATGCTTCTCACCTAGTATCTGATTAATGTAATCCTCCCACATCTCTTGGATTTTCGATGGGTGGAACCGCTCCGTTATGTTTCTGGCTTGCAATCCAAGGTCTTGACGCGCTTGTTCGTTCTCTATTAAATAAATGACGGATTGAGCCACCCCGTCCACATCCCCTCTTGGAACCAATATGCCGTTTTTCTTGTTCTCAATAAGCAGCCTGGCTCCGCCCGGACTGCAATCCGTCGCAATGACCGGCAGCCCTGCCGCCATTGCTTCGATTAAAGCGTTGGGAATACCTTCATAGTCGGATGTAAGCACAAACATAAGAGCTGTACTTATCCTCTCGCTTATATTGCTCACCATTCCTTCAAACCGCACATGTCCGACAAGATTCAATTTTTCGACCATCTCGCGCACTCGCTGTTCATCAGGGCCATCCCCATAGAACACAAGCGTCATATCCGGGTACCGATCTACTACTTTGCGAAAAGCCTGCACCATGATATCCTGACGTTTCTGCACCATTTCAAATCTGGCGACAAAAGCGATTTCCCGATGCTTCTGCTTGCTGTGCACCGTCTGTTCCACTATAACCGGATTCGGTATGATGCTGCCCCGAGACCTGATCTTGCTGTTGAAGAAGTCCCTGGCCCCTTCAGTTTGAAATACCCATCCATCGGCGAAGCGATACATGTAAGAACGGAAATTCTCAAATACCCCCTTATATTGGTACGGGTCGCCTCTCTCGGAAATCACGACAGGGACTGCGCTTCCTGAAAGCTTGGCTAATATGGTTAACAGATTCGGATAATTCAAAAACGAAATGACCATGCTCGGCTTCTCCCGTTTGATGACTTTCCGGATCTGAAAAAGCTGGATCAGTCTTCTTACTCCCCTTGTCCGGGCTATCCTTTCCTCGGTTATGTGCCTGATGTCTGGATGCAAAGGGTAATGTCGGGACGTATCTTCATAGGTATACACCAATACCTGGTACCCCCGCTCCGCCAGGGCATTTGCTGTGAAAGTCAGCATCTTTTCTGCCCCGCCGTATCCCAGCCTATGGATGATAAATAAAATCGTCTTTTTTCTCTCCACACTCCTACACCCCTGCCCTAATCCCAAACTCCCTTATAATTTTGAAGAGGGTGGTGAACTTGATTTTGCGTGCCTTCACTCCCCTGGTGTGCACTCTAAACAGTTGCAGGCTTTTCGCAAAGCCCCCTTCAACCTTTCTTAAATACAAGTACCACCGTACAAGGAAAACAGCGAATAACACAGGTCTAAGAATTCCCGGATACAAGAGATACTTGGAGCCCAACAACCCTGCAAGTTCCAGGCAAAGCACATTCCCCCTTTGCTCGGAATCTGCTCTCCACTTATCCACGATCGGCTTGTGGATCGCCACGACATCGGGAGCGTAAACATTATAATAAGCCTTATCCAAGATAATTAGGGACGGACATATTTCCTCAAACCCATATGCCTTGTAAAGATAAGGCATCATGTTCCCGAACACGCTCTTCCGCAAAAAATGACTGCCGCCATGAAAATCGTAGATGGAAGCATATCCGTCAATGACCGTTGTTTTTGACTTTCTTACCTCGCGGTTCTTCTGCAAGCATTCATCCCATACCCTCGTGGAAACCGTTCCTACTTGGGTATTTCGATCAAGATATGCGACCGTCTGAACAAAAAAACGGTCTTGGCTGTTCTCATCGATTACTGCGTCGTCATCCAAGAAGTAGAGGTACTCTCCGTTAGACAGTTTATAGCCCTCATTGCGGCCGCCGCCCGGACCAACATTCTCCTCCAAGTATTGGTAAATATAGGTGTGTCCCCTGCCTTCATGTGCAAATAAGGAATGGATGCTTTCGCCGGTTCCATCTGCAGAGGCATTGTCGATGATGACAAACTCCGTCTTTTCCGGCAGCTTGCAAGCCATACAACTCCTTAGCGCTTCGATTACTTGATCTTTTCGGTTCATCGTAACAACAATGATGGAGAGTTTCATGTTCTCGTTCATTTCCTGTCCTGCCCTCTCTTATTCTGGATTCCTTGCTCGGACTGCGCTACTTGACAAGCGCTCCCTTCAGGTTGCTGTTCAATAGCTTCTGGCAAGCCTTTACCATAAACGCATACTTGCTCTTGATTGAACTTTCTCTGTATGAAATCCATTTGTCGTGGTAGTAGACAAACTGTTCGTGACCGAACAATTCAGCCATCACATACAATTGCGCAATGTGCAGGTTATGATAGAACGGACTTGCAATGGTCCCCTTGGTGTTGTAATTGGTCCAATAGCCCCTGTCGAACAGGTGCAATTGTTCAGCCATGGTATGAACCGTTGTGTTCAGCAGGTCGCGATAGCCGGCGTCCTTCGTTGAGAGGCAGTAATCATACAGGCCAAATGCGGCGAATATCCAGCCGTTCAGCACGGTTGATTGTCCTTTCCCGATGTACTCCTCCAGGATTATGCCGCCGTCCTTATACGCGGCGGTCCCTCCATTCTCAATGGGACGCAGCATAAAGTCGATCGCGCTTTTGGCGCATTCCATATATGTAAGCTCGTTTGTCAGGGCATACCCCCTTAGGAGCAGTGATGCCCCCTCGCCCTGAGCCATAGCGGATACAGCTGACAACTCAGGGCTGCCCACATATCCGAATGTGTCCCATGAACCATTGGCGGCCTGATTGTTGACGCTCCATTCCAGCGCGCTTCGGAAGCAGGCCAGAAAGCGCTCTTCATTCGTCTCCAAATACAAATCATATGCCCCTAGCCCGTATTGAAAAATAGAGATAGGGAAGTAAATCCACTCCCCAGATGTCTTCATATTTATAGGGACGCCTGCCGAATCAAGTATGGTGTTCTCCGAAACTTTCCCTCTCAAATCATTGTAGTAGCCTCTAACCGCTGTTGTGGAATAATACAAGCCGGCATTTTGATCTACATGAAAGACGCTGTTGCCGGCAAGCATTTTGCTCCACTTCGTCAACATGTACATAAATCGATGAATCATTGGGCTTGATTCCTTTCGCCATACAATTTTCTGCCTTCGTTACTGGAGGTGCTATCCTCCCTGTCAATAACCGCAAGAAAATGTTCGATCACATGGTCCGGATGATAGCGTTGGTACTCTTTCACGCAGTTCCCCTTCAATGCCAAGACCAATTCAGGATTTTGCAGAATCCGCAGCAGTTCTTCCTTCAAGCTGTTCGCACGATGGTCATAAATATAGCCTGTAACCTCGTCTTTCACAATTTCCTTGTTATACTTCCAATCTGTAGCCAATACCGGCAGTCCCGATGCCAAGCAGTCAAGCAAGGTTCCTGCAAACCCTTCCCCCGGGAAATAGGTAGGGAACAGCATCAGGAAATAGTCCTTCAGGACATTGACGGATTGATCATAGGCAACAATCCCGCGATATTGTACGTCCTCCCCGGATTGCCCTAATACAGATTGGAATCGGCTATTGTACCCTTCTTCGATCGCTCCGTAAATATCCAGGGTATATACGGTTCTCCCCATCAGAAGATTCACTTGAGTTACCGCATCAATAGCTTCCTCAATCCCTTTTTCTTTCATCACTCTCGAAAAGGTACACAGCTTATAGGGAGGATGGTGGTCGTACACTAGTTCATGCTCGGCAATTAGGGGAAGCCGCTTGAAATTGGGCATATAATAAGCGTTCGCAAAGCCCAGCTCCTCGAGACCTGCAATCATGGCAGCACTCTCCACATGAATCGTCTCCAGTCTCTTGGCGAATGGCACAAGCGCTTTTCGCTTTTTTAGGTATCCGACCAGCCAGCCGCCTATTACGACGTAATGGATTTTTCTCCTGTACAGCATATTGAGCAGTACAAACAGCGGCAAAAATACCAGTATGCCTTTATAGGCAGGCATGATCACAATATGTTTGCATGTGCGAATCAACTGTATGCATTGCACAATTAGCTGAATCGGCCTTTTCGTCCAATTATGCGTATCCACAACTTGGACTTCATCGTTCAATTTTCCGTTAAGCTCCTCTATCAGCATTCTAGTTTTAATCGTTTGGCCATCAGCCATCGACAACCCTCTCGCCACGTGGCCTACAATTCCGATGTTCCTCATTTTCCCCACCCTGCTTCATCGCATGATGTGCAGCTCGCCGTTTTTCAGCCAGTCTGCAAACTGTTCGAGTCCTTCATGAATCTCTATTTCCGGCTCATAACCCAGCAGCTTTCGGGACCTGGTAATATCGGCCCATGTCTGTGGTACGTCCCCCATCTGTTCGGGAAGCCGCTGCCATCTCGCTTCGCAGCGCAAGGCGCTTTCAAGAAGCTGGACTAAATCGATTAGCCTGACAGGTCTGTCGTTCCCCAAATTAAATACCTCGTATCCTGAGGTTTGATAATGAATAGCTGCCTTGATCCCCTTGACGATGTCGGATATGTAAGTGTAATCCCGGCAAGTAGAGCCGTCGCCGAAAATGGGAATCACTTCACGCTGCAGCATGTTCTTAGCAAATTTGTGGATGGCCAAATCCGGCCTTTGGCGAGGTCCGTATACGGTGAAGAATCGGAGTGCCACAATTGGCAATCCATAACAATTATTGTAGCTTGTGCAAATGGCTTCTCCTGCCGCTTTCGTTGCCCCATAAGGCGAAGCCGACCTTAATATAGGGTCTTCCTCGGAGAAGGGGACTTTATCATTCAAACCATACACAGAACTCGATGAAGCAAAAATAAATTTTTGTACGCCGCTGGCCACACTTGCATCCAACACGTTTGCAGTCCCGTTAATATTGACTTCGATGTAAGCCTGAGGATCTTGCAACGATGGGCGTACACCGGCTTTTGCAGCCAAGTGAATGACTACCTCCGGGGATTTTTCTTTGAAAATTTCGAATATTATATCCCTGCTTCGGATGTCCGCTTCGATGAATTGAAAGTTAGGCGATTGCAAATGGCCGGCGATGTTCGATTCCTTGATGCTTCTTGGGTAAAAAGGGTCAAAGTTATCTATTGCAATCACATTGTGCTGATCGTTCAATAGCGCATCTACTAAATGACTGCCAATAAAACCGGCGCCGCCTGTAACTAAAAATTTCATGATTCCTCTCTCCTAACGAAAAATCTTCTGTCTATCGGGACAACCCTCTTACATCCCCTTCATTCTTGTACATTTCGGTTGCTGGCTTGTTGAAATTCTTTAGCTTCATCAAGTATTGCACCGGTTCCAGTACGGCATCGATCGGGGAGTTCAACACAGCCAGACATGCATGCAGAGCAAAGACGAAGTGCATGTTGCTTCTTCGTGCCGTTATCGCCATGACAGCATGATGTCTGAATCGTATGAACATCTTTTCTCGCCATGTAAATCTGGAGAAGTATTGTTTCTTGAATTGAATCATTTCTTTTTCGCCGTCGAGCTTGTTTATACCGTTTGAAATTCTCTCCCCGCTATGTACATACTGAACGACCTCGCAAATTGGCAGGTAGCCGATCTTCAGACTTTTTTCAATAGAGTGGAGCATCAGCATAAATTCTTGCCCCATCCTCACTTGTTGAAAACCGCCAATCTTCCTCAGGGCCTCTTGTCTGAACATGAAAGTGGACGTTCCTGTAATGTGCCGCATCAGATGAGCTTTTAATAATGCTGATTGATTAAAATCTTTAATGAATGTAAAGTCTCTGTAGTCGATCAACTTGTCCTCTGTGTTATGAACGCGCAGATTCGTAAACGTCAGATCATACTCATTGCTCTCCATAAATGCCAGTTGCCTGGATATTTTCTCAGGCAAATATTTATCATCATCATCCAAGAACGAAATGTAATCACCGGAAGCGCGTGCGATCCCCTCATTGCGGGCCAGCCCGCCGCCCAAATTCTTTTTGTTTTTCACGTAAACGACTCTTTGGTCATTCTCGTAGGACTCCATGAATTGCTCAATCTCTCCTCGAAAAGGAGAGTCAGCGGGATTGTCATCCACAATAACCAACTCGATGTTCTCGTATGTTTGACTCAGAACGGATTCTAGGGCACGTTTCAAGAAGTGACCAGGTCTTTTATACGTTGGAATCACGACACTTACTTTCGGGTTCATATTTCCTCTCCACCATTCCGTTTTGTCATTACCGAATGTTTTTCTTCAGTGTGAAAGATTATCTGGCGCCGTCCCCAGTGATGACAACTTTTACTGTTTTTAGAATTATTTTAACATCCATCCAAAATGAAAAATGTTCAATGTACTCCAAATCCAATGCAAGCTTTTGCTGCGGCGTAATATCGTAACCGCCATTTACTTGGGCCCATCCGGTAATGCCTGGTTTGACCTGTTGCCTATCCTTGAAACCGGGTATTTCCCGAGCAAATTGCTCCACGAATACGGGCCGTTCCGGCCTGGGACCGATGAAGCTCATGTCCCCTTTCAGCACGTTAATAAATTGCGGAAGTTCGTCAATACGAGTGTTGCGGATAAACTTCCCGATTTTTGTAATTCTCGCATCGTTCTTCTCCGCCCACTTCGCGCCATTCTTCTCCGCATCTTTTACCATGGAACGCAGCTTGTAAATTCTGAAAACCTTGCCGTGCAGGCCTACTCTTTCTTGGGCGAACAATATCGGTCCCGGTGACTCCAGTTTTATTAGTATGGAAAACAAAATCATAATCGGCATAGAAAGGGTTAATCCGATAACCGCGATCAAACAATCAAAGACTCTTTTGGCATCCACATATATTTGGCTCGCTCTAGGAAGTCTTGGCCTCGCCTCTTGAACGGAAACAGTGCTTTTAACGATTAACCTATCTTGCCTATCCATAGAACTCACAATTACAACCTCCTGTACCACCCAAGGGAATGTTACATTTTGTATCGGTAACTTCAAAAAATTTTTCATTCTTGGCGCATGATCACATTCAGTTTGATTTAGTAAGAAACCACTGCTTACATCTTCTGCAAAACCAGAGAACTGGCCGCAGCGGAAAGTAGAGTATAGACAAGGATTCCGGAAGTGCCAGCATTTCCTTGTCCCTCGCTTTTGGAACGAACAGTTCCAGCACGTGCTTTACTTTTTGCCTCGGCGATTTTATGGTGTACCTGTACTTACTGACATTTTCACCGCTAATAGACTGCAGAGCGAGATTTGCCAGCATTACCGAACGTTTGTCTTCCTTCAGCCTTTCCGCATGCTTGATGGGAGTCCCCAGCAATCTACTGGCTAACAAGAGCGTATGGTCTTTCAGATGAGTGAACTTAAATTCATGCAAACGATCATTGATTTCTCTCCAGTCGAGGTCATGTTTCAGCATGTGGTCCAGGTCATCCAGCCAGCGAAGGCGAAACCATCCATGTCTTGCTCCGTGCGTGAGCAAATAGAAAAATAAGTCCTCATCGCCCAAGCAGTAAACCGGGAATGTCGTAATCGCACTTTTCTGCCTTCGGCTCCATAGCTCTGAAAAATCCGGCTCCCTACCCGTCTCCCGATTTAATCGCCAATGCAGCTCAATCTCAGCGTTGCTTTGAACATGTCTATAGGTTAAGTGATGATCCTTCTTTCTATCTTTTTTCTTTT belongs to Xylanibacillus composti and includes:
- the galE gene encoding UDP-glucose 4-epimerase GalE, encoding MSILVTGGAGYIGSHTCVELLNAGHQLVVVDNLSNSNAKSLERVQEITRKRIQFYKADLLDRSSIEMIFEQNPIEAVVHLAGLKAVGESVQTPLQYYENNVTGTVILCEVMKKFGVKKLVFSSSATVYGVPKVVPIPEHAPLGATNPYGRTKLMIEEILRDLYSSDSAWSILLLRYFNPIGAHPSGLIGEDPAGTPNNLLPYISQVAIGKLDELNIYGADYPTPDGTGIRDYIHVVDLARGHQKAVDKVLTGHGIDAYNLGTGKGCSVLEMVRIFEKVSGKVIPYRIVERRPGDVALCYADPTKAKKHLGWCAEYGIEQMCRDSWAWNVQNPDGYGRDIHEEHKSQVLA
- a CDS encoding glycosyltransferase, which encodes MERKKTILFIIHRLGYGGAEKMLTFTANALAERGYQVLVYTYEDTSRHYPLHPDIRHITEERIARTRGVRRLIQLFQIRKVIKREKPSMVISFLNYPNLLTILAKLSGSAVPVVISERGDPYQYKGVFENFRSYMYRFADGWVFQTEGARDFFNSKIRSRGSIIPNPVIVEQTVHSKQKHREIAFVARFEMVQKRQDIMVQAFRKVVDRYPDMTLVFYGDGPDEQRVREMVEKLNLVGHVRFEGMVSNISERISTALMFVLTSDYEGIPNALIEAMAAGLPVIATDCSPGGARLLIENKKNGILVPRGDVDGVAQSVIYLIENEQARQDLGLQARNITERFHPSKIQEMWEDYINQILGEKHAG
- a CDS encoding O-antigen ligase family protein; translation: MRSKRVSVLQWFCFFYPFLIYPWGQGDYYTNVKAYYLIGFVILLGWMHVWSLLTQYKYGKLKPKPMEWLMVALLLLIGFSTLNSDYPSLIGDRTQHQGIVIMGTYVALFMHASRMSVLDQSKVLQYMAASSLVCACYGIAQYYGFAIFPQDHMNHHFANRSFSFFDNPDYFGSYLVMASLLAFTFFLMAAKKSAAFMYLLLFGILIAASLHSETRSAWVGIAAGLSVFLLLFARTRKGLWKKGMLGIVTLFLVLIVLNGLSQNTYWERAQSIWHDTHIIVADADRNWAGASRWYIWQTAIPLIEAYFWTGSGPNTFQHVFHPGVDPDYSTYIRTPIHDMNNDYLQIALTMGVPALLLYLLILGMVFKKGVQKVRTSEGANQIFHCGLLASTAGYLIQAVFNISVVSVAPFFWIIFGFLYSETKVTGVKRMEG
- a CDS encoding O-antigen ligase family protein, with the translated sequence MPGELLNRTSVSVRNMGIGFVYVYIVLSYIGQPSIVDPRLHSLSLYMLLAVSILTIFYTKRFHINHYLIWYVLFLAISLFSTTYAYNANVALAGLYSMIVVLGLAVAITSILRDSMDIKNVLVCFSLSGFLLFTVLLWRDQLFVDERLGESLFGNANIFANLMMLSLICSIWLSLYSQGIKRAAYLFIIMTQVYTLFLSGGRKYILVPALFFYLLLILKKDADGRNRVIRYTVLFALVISSVFWLIFSVPLFYDTIGYRMAGFLDLLTGDNQNVLNGDMERQYMMDYGIDFFKERPITGYGTDNFKILFGDAYGRYVYSHNNFIEMLVNYGVMGFILYYSFYMFLICKLWLMKNDNSKLRDFFLAFMICLLPFEMGVVSYNLYFIQLFICFGSVIVLQKTPKENKKWGLPTHAYKEQF
- a CDS encoding glycosyltransferase family 2 protein, which produces MNENMKLSIIVVTMNRKDQVIEALRSCMACKLPEKTEFVIIDNASADGTGESIHSLFAHEGRGHTYIYQYLEENVGPGGGRNEGYKLSNGEYLYFLDDDAVIDENSQDRFFVQTVAYLDRNTQVGTVSTRVWDECLQKNREVRKSKTTVIDGYASIYDFHGGSHFLRKSVFGNMMPYLYKAYGFEEICPSLIILDKAYYNVYAPDVVAIHKPIVDKWRADSEQRGNVLCLELAGLLGSKYLLYPGILRPVLFAVFLVRWYLYLRKVEGGFAKSLQLFRVHTRGVKARKIKFTTLFKIIREFGIRAGV
- a CDS encoding lipopolysaccharide biosynthesis protein, with translation MRTKSNFDTGFSGVFWMGMMTILNYCAQLVITYFLARLLSPADYGEVVALTILIGLAELFWMFGVGPAIVQKADISKDDIITGNTLNILFGIFVFIVINILAIPLVKLFSISDIVMLRVFSFVFILNSLASLSQALSQKKCRFKRISVVRSISIIFYGGAAISLAFMQFGPWALVYANLLQALLVSVLFLILEPVPVKFKIHKESAGKLLHFGGGFTLARFFNYLATRGDSFVINKLMGKSELGLYTRAQQLLMYPVNLVGETLDQVLFPLLSQNNGDKKKLKQVFLNGTGTIAFITAPIAIAAFIRAEEMIVFFLGENWLDAVLPFRMLIIGLFFRTGYKLSESLVRAMGKVYQGALIQVIYALFVVAGAYLGHFYGLAGVASGVTVAFTVNYILLTGLCMYLVRISMADLLRTIVPSLIYSTIAIAAVMQADPLFITLNNPLLICVVTAVFVFLVYLLCFVMLKKWTMSAELRAFILALAQRFSLRRRKLKRVQEANA
- a CDS encoding D-glucuronyl C5-epimerase family protein, which gives rise to MIHRFMYMLTKWSKMLAGNSVFHVDQNAGLYYSTTAVRGYYNDLRGKVSENTILDSAGVPINMKTSGEWIYFPISIFQYGLGAYDLYLETNEERFLACFRSALEWSVNNQAANGSWDTFGYVGSPELSAVSAMAQGEGASLLLRGYALTNELTYMECAKSAIDFMLRPIENGGTAAYKDGGIILEEYIGKGQSTVLNGWIFAAFGLYDYCLSTKDAGYRDLLNTTVHTMAEQLHLFDRGYWTNYNTKGTIASPFYHNLHIAQLYVMAELFGHEQFVYYHDKWISYRESSIKSKYAFMVKACQKLLNSNLKGALVK